A window of the Caldalkalibacillus salinus genome harbors these coding sequences:
- a CDS encoding DEAD/DEAH box helicase, whose protein sequence is MKTFNEFGLNDHIVRALNDMGFEESTPIQNQTVPATLEGKDLIGQAQTGTGKTAAFGIPLIDRIIGGARAIQGVVLTPTRELAVQVAEEINRIAQHTEVHALPIYGGQDIQRQIKALKKKPQIIVATPGRFMDHMRRKTIRLNDLKMVVLDEADEMLNMGFIDDIKEILAEMPTERQTLLFSATMPKAIQELATKFMKDPEVVSIKAKEATVSNITQEYVEVSENQKFDVFCRLLDIHSPELAIVFGRTKRRVDELAEGLNKRGYEAEGIHGDLNQAKRDRVLRRFKDKTIEVLVATDVAARGLDISGVTHVYNFDLPQDSESYVHRIGRTGRAGRTGIALTFVTPREMDHLKAIERMTKRKVDRRPVPTMSEAIEGQQRMAVEKLQEAVQQANYSDYKAVAEQLVEDQGDSVSVIAAALKLLTKEPNAVPVKLTEEAPMVKKKNKRNVHSRRNGQRGDYKRHRNDRHKGDRKKGGGSFNREGGYKGKGKSGSPKRKYNK, encoded by the coding sequence ATGAAGACTTTTAATGAATTTGGATTAAATGACCACATTGTTCGAGCGCTTAACGATATGGGGTTCGAGGAATCAACCCCCATCCAGAACCAAACCGTTCCAGCTACACTTGAGGGCAAGGACTTGATCGGCCAAGCCCAAACGGGTACAGGTAAAACGGCGGCCTTTGGGATACCGCTAATCGATCGCATCATTGGAGGAGCGAGAGCCATCCAAGGGGTGGTGCTTACCCCAACAAGGGAACTGGCAGTACAAGTAGCGGAAGAAATCAATAGGATCGCCCAGCATACTGAAGTCCACGCTCTTCCCATCTACGGGGGCCAAGACATTCAACGACAAATCAAAGCATTAAAGAAAAAGCCTCAAATCATTGTCGCAACCCCAGGCCGCTTTATGGATCATATGAGAAGAAAGACGATCAGATTGAATGATTTAAAAATGGTGGTTTTAGACGAAGCGGACGAGATGTTAAACATGGGCTTCATTGACGATATCAAAGAAATACTCGCTGAGATGCCAACAGAGCGCCAAACCTTACTGTTCTCGGCCACGATGCCTAAAGCGATACAGGAACTGGCCACCAAGTTTATGAAGGACCCTGAAGTGGTCAGCATTAAGGCGAAAGAAGCCACCGTATCGAATATCACGCAAGAATATGTTGAAGTGAGTGAAAATCAGAAGTTTGATGTCTTCTGCCGACTGCTCGATATTCACTCTCCTGAGTTAGCGATCGTGTTCGGGCGTACCAAACGTAGAGTGGACGAATTAGCAGAAGGCTTGAATAAACGCGGTTATGAAGCGGAAGGAATTCACGGAGATCTTAATCAAGCGAAGCGTGATAGAGTATTACGTCGTTTTAAAGACAAAACAATTGAAGTCCTCGTGGCGACAGATGTGGCTGCAAGAGGTTTAGATATTAGTGGGGTCACGCACGTCTATAACTTCGACTTACCTCAAGACTCTGAAAGTTACGTTCACCGTATCGGGCGGACCGGACGAGCGGGACGCACAGGGATTGCACTTACTTTTGTCACACCACGAGAAATGGATCATCTTAAAGCGATCGAACGTATGACCAAAAGAAAGGTCGATCGCAGGCCAGTCCCTACGATGTCCGAAGCGATTGAAGGACAGCAACGTATGGCTGTGGAAAAACTGCAGGAAGCTGTCCAGCAAGCAAACTACAGTGACTACAAGGCCGTTGCTGAGCAGCTTGTTGAAGATCAAGGTGATTCTGTTTCGGTTATTGCCGCTGCATTAAAACTGTTAACAAAAGAGCCTAATGCCGTACCTGTTAAGCTGACAGAAGAAGCACCGATGGTTAAAAAGAAAAATAAGAGAAATGTACACTCTCGTCGAAATGGCCAACGTGGAGATTATAAGCGTCACCGCAACGATCGCCATAAGGGTGACCGTAAAAAAGGTGGAGGATCTTTTAACCGAGAAGGTGGTTATAAAGGTAAAGGGAAGTCCGGGAGCCCTAAACGTAAATATAATAAATAA
- a CDS encoding GbsR/MarR family transcriptional regulator: MNEEREQLHKTRDMLISAIAQTMVIYGVTPSVGRIYGVLYFATRPMTIDEIKDEVAMSKGSVSMGVRELLETEMILKVWKKGERKDHFIAEKDFFKNFMTFIVKNIRQERHIMIKAIENTKPVLQDIAEKAEQEDVRDEATEDLTLIEESLVYYDWTQRLINDMESGDIFAYYPKDPKQGSAPETE; encoded by the coding sequence ATGAATGAAGAGCGGGAACAGTTACATAAAACCCGAGATATGCTCATCAGTGCGATTGCACAAACCATGGTCATATACGGTGTGACACCGTCAGTCGGTAGAATATATGGCGTTCTCTACTTTGCCACACGTCCTATGACAATCGATGAAATCAAAGACGAAGTGGCTATGAGTAAAGGAAGTGTGAGCATGGGTGTACGAGAATTACTTGAGACTGAAATGATATTAAAGGTTTGGAAAAAAGGGGAGCGCAAAGATCATTTTATAGCAGAGAAAGACTTTTTCAAAAACTTTATGACTTTCATCGTCAAAAACATCAGACAGGAAAGACATATCATGATTAAAGCGATAGAGAACACGAAGCCCGTTTTACAAGACATCGCTGAGAAAGCTGAGCAAGAAGATGTGCGTGATGAAGCCACCGAAGACCTAACCTTAATAGAAGAATCACTCGTGTATTACGATTGGACGCAGCGTTTAATTAACGATATGGAGTCAGGCGATATCTTTGCGTACTATCCAAAAGACCCAAAACAAGGTTCCGCACCCGAAACAGAATAA
- a CDS encoding DMT family transporter: MSRTSTYALLILVMFTWGLNVVAIKYLVAYFPPVAMQASRIFVAGVVALIALYFLKDLRQLTRQEWFYILLAAVLGQLAHHSLLAIGLVETSASNAAIILGLIPLTTSVLAIIFLHDRLTWTRLVGILLGFTGVSMVVLQTNGGIGMVSRGDLFVFISMLAQACSFIIIKKVTATLSSKQMTAVMLLVGSVMLLGLSLWIEPQGVQQLSSGTTMVWTVLLTSAVIATGLGHIFFNMAISHIGAGQTAIFNNLVPFFSLIGAFFFLGESIVLTQIAGFIVIVLGVLLGTGYVDTLLARRKENALAQAAQAEEQHKMSL, encoded by the coding sequence CTGTCACGCACTTCAACATACGCTTTATTAATTTTGGTAATGTTTACTTGGGGACTGAATGTCGTCGCCATTAAGTACTTGGTGGCCTATTTCCCGCCTGTAGCGATGCAAGCGTCACGGATATTTGTGGCCGGTGTGGTTGCGCTCATAGCACTTTATTTCCTCAAAGACTTACGTCAACTAACGAGACAAGAGTGGTTTTATATCCTGTTAGCAGCCGTACTTGGTCAGCTCGCCCATCATTCATTATTGGCCATTGGTCTAGTCGAGACGTCCGCTTCTAATGCTGCGATTATTTTGGGTCTGATTCCGCTAACAACCTCTGTTTTAGCTATCATTTTCTTACATGACCGTTTGACATGGACCAGGCTCGTTGGTATTCTGCTAGGGTTCACAGGTGTGTCGATGGTGGTCCTGCAAACCAATGGTGGCATCGGTATGGTCTCTCGAGGAGATCTGTTTGTCTTTATTTCCATGCTCGCACAAGCGTGTAGTTTTATCATCATTAAGAAAGTCACTGCAACGCTATCTTCGAAACAAATGACGGCCGTGATGCTATTAGTGGGGTCAGTCATGCTCTTAGGTTTGAGTCTCTGGATAGAGCCACAAGGTGTTCAACAATTGTCATCCGGTACGACAATGGTATGGACAGTCTTACTGACGTCCGCCGTGATTGCCACTGGCTTAGGTCACATCTTTTTTAATATGGCGATTAGTCATATCGGTGCAGGCCAGACAGCCATCTTTAACAACCTGGTACCATTCTTTTCATTAATCGGTGCCTTTTTCTTTTTAGGGGAGTCTATTGTTTTAACGCAAATCGCCGGGTTTATTGTCATCGTGCTTGGGGTCCTACTAGGGACAGGATATGTAGATACCCTGCTAGCGCGCAGAAAGGAAAACGCGCTGGCACAAGCAGCACAAGCAGAGGAACAACACAAAATGTCATTATAA